The sequence below is a genomic window from Falsibacillus pallidus.
TATTTCACCACCCTTATTAATCACGCATCTTAGGATCTAATGCGTCTCGTAGACCATCTGCCAATAAGTTGAATGCAATCATCAACAAACAGATAATGATTGCCGGGAACAACATGATGTGCGGAAGGATCTGCATAGTGCGGTATCCGTCCTCAATCAATGTACCAAGTGATGCTGCCGGAGCCTGAAGACCCAGTCCGATAAAGCTTAAGAATGCTTCGAAGAAGATAGCACTCGGAATTGTAAACATAGTGTTGATGATAATGACACTCGCCAAGTTAGGAATCAAATGTTTAAAGATGATTTTCCCATTGCTCTCACCCAATGTACGGGAAGCGAGGACATATTCCTGTGACTTTAATTTCAGTGTTTGTCCACGAACAACACGTGCCATACCTACCCAGCCCGTGATGGTAATTGCGATTGTGATGGATAATATTCCTGGTTCCAGAACTAAAATCATCAAGATTACTACAACGATATTCGGTATACCTACTAGAACTTCAAGGATACGCTGCATGATATTATCGGTGCGTCCGCCATAGAATGCTGAAATTCCGCCGTAAGCCACACCAATGACCATGTCAATGAAGGCTGCCAATATGGCAATGTATAGGGAAATCTGTGTTCCTTTCCACGTTCTTGCAAAAAGGTCACGTCCAAGTCCGTCAGTACCGAACCAGAAATATTCGTCAACATTCTTTCTTTCATACATGTCTACTTCTTGACCGCCAAGCTGCATTTTTCCATCAAAGATTCCAAGCTTTTCAAGACCTGGAACTTTCGGAGGCAGATTCGCAAAGGCAAGGTTTTGTTCTTTATAGTTATGTTTCGTCATATGTGGGCCTGCAAAAGCCATGAACGCCAAAATGATAAGAAGGATCAGAGCAAATAGGGCCCCTTTATTCTTTTTGACACGCAGCCATGCATCTTGCCAATAGTTCAAGCTGGGCTTTGCAATGCGCTCACCTGATGATGTATCAATATTAGCGGGCTGAAATAATTCTTTTGAGATTTTTTCTGGCTGATTCATTATTTTTTACCTCCCGCTAAACGAATTCGAGGGTCGATTACACCGTATAGCAAGTCGACAACCAAAATGATTGCGATTAAAGCAAATGCGAATAAAAGTGTTGTACCCATAATAATCGGGTAGTCATTTGTCATGATGGACTTAACGAATTGTTCACCAATTCCCGGAATAGAGAAAATCTTTTCAACTACCAGGGATCCGGACATTAGACTTACAGCTAATGGTCCCAATACTGTAATCAATGGAATCAAAGCATTACGGAATGCATGTTTGAATGCAATTTCAAAAGATGAAGCACCTTTTGCTTTTGCCAATGTTATATAGTCGGAACCTAATACTTCTATTAATTCTGAACGCATAAAACGTGCTCCTGTCGCAATTGGGAACATGGCCAATGCGATAGTAGGCAAGATGCTGGATGAGAACCCATTCCAGAATGCCACAGGGAATATTTCAAATTTAACAGCCAGCACATACTGCAAAAGTGCAGCGAATACGAAGGATGGGATTGATTTTCCAAGAACAGCAATGAAGGTACTGCTGTAATCCACCCATGTATTTTGATAAATAGCTGCCAAAACCCCTAAAATGACCCCAAGAAGGGTACCTACAAACATAGCTTGGAAACCTAGCATAGCGGAAGGTCCGATTCGTTCGAGGATTAGCTCAGTTACGCCGTGGTTATCGAATTGAAATGATACTCCCATGTCACCTTTAAGCAAGCCAAAGATATAATGTGCATATTGAACAGGAACGGGATCATTCAATCCATACTTTTCATTCATGATATGAACCTGTTCTGCAGATAGCTTCTGGTCGTTAAACGGTGAACCAGGCAGTATTTTCATGAGGAAAAATGTAAACGAAGCAATGATAAATAAAGTAATAATCATGTATATTACACGCTGTAAAACATACTTCGTCATTGCTGCACCTCCTAGTAATAAACTCTATCTTCTATAGTATCTGTGATTCACTAAAATTAGTGTCGAAATTTAGTATTTTTTCTAAAAATTCGCCAATATTCGACAATTCTTATACAGGGAAAAAGAGAGTATACTCGAGGATATACTCTCTTTCCGCTATTGGAAAAATATCAGCCTATATTATTTTTCAATGTGCGTCCACTTGTAGCTGAACTCAGGTCCAAATGGATGTACATAAAGATCTTTAACATATTTTTGTTGAAGAACTGCTTTTGCACGTTGGTATAATGGAGAGATTGCAGCATCATCCATTAGGATTTTCTCAGCTTTTTGCAGAGCTTCCCAACGAGCTTGAGGATCAGTTGCTAAAGTAGTTTTAGCATCGCTGATCAACTTATCGTATTCTGGGTTGGAATATCCCATTTTATTTTGAGATCCGCCAGTTACGAACAAGTCAGAGAAAGTCATTGGATCTTGGTAGTCAGGACCCCATCCAGCAACTTGGATATCGTAGTCTTGCTTAGTATCAAGATCAAGACGGATTTTGAAAGGTACTTCTTTCAACTTGATAGAAAGGCCTTCAAGGTTCTTTTCAAGTTGGTTTTTGAAGTAAGCATCCATGTTTTTAGATACTTCAGAGTCACCGCCAAGAATTTCAAGGTCTAACTTGTCAGTTCCAAGTTCCTCTAATCCTTTTTTCCAGTACTCTTTCGCTTTATCAAGATTGTATTCGTTCATATCGCCGTTTCCTTTACGGAAATCGTCGCCGCTTTCAGGATTGAAAGCAAATTCTTTTGGAACTTCGTAGTTTGCAACAACTGATCCGTTTGCAAGAACTGTATCAACCATAGATTGTTTGTCTACAGCCAAAGAAAGTGCCATACGGATGTTTTTGTTAGCTAAAGCAGTCTTTTTGCCTGTGCGCTCTTGGTTAAATTTAAACCAGAAGATTGTCGGCTCAAGATATTTGTTCAAATCTGGATCGTTTTCATATTGTGTTACATATTCAGCGCTTAGAGCAGCACGGTCAACTTTACCAGTTTTGTAAAGGTTAACTGCAGTACCAGTTTCTTTAACAACGTTTACGTTAACTTGAGTAAGTTGAACTGTGTCTTTATCCCAGTAGCTGTCGTTCTTTTTGTATTTCCAAGAAAGACCTGTTCCGTTCCAGTCAGACAATGTGAATGGACCGTTGTAGATCATGTTATCGCTGTTAGTAGCGTATTGATCGCCTTTAGATTCTACGAACTCTTGGTTTTGAGGGTAGAAAATAGGGAATGTCATTAATGATAGGAAGTAAGGAACTGGACGCTCCAAAGTAACTTCTAAAGTTTTATCGTCTATAGCTTTAACTCCCAATTGATCTGGAGCCATTTTGCCTTCGCCGATTTCAGCTGCATTCTTGATTACGCCGCCCATCATGTAAGCTCCGTATGGAGTTGCATTTTTAGGGTCAATTGTTTGCTGCCATGCATAAACGAAATCGTTTGCAGTTACAGGAGTTCCGTTAGACCATTTAGCGTCGCGGATCTTGAAAGTGTAAACTGTACCGTCTTCATTTTTTTGAGGTTCTTCAGCAGCCATACCTAATGTTGGCTTGTTGTCTTTGTCAAGACGCATTAAACCTTCGAATACTTGGTTCATTACGTTAAGAGAAACAGCATCCTGTGCCATGATTGTATTCATGGTTGGAATCTCCGCAGTTTCGTAAGTATTCAGGACTTGCTCAGTTTTAGTCTTAGTACCTGTGTCGCCTTTACTGCCCTCATTTGAAGCTTTCTCTTCATCTTTGCCGTAGCAAGCTGAAAGGAACATGCTTAGAACGAGTGAAAAGCATAAAAGTAATAATAATTTAGACTTTTTCACTAGTAGACCTCCCTTTTTTATTTTTCTGAAAAATTTCTACAATGATTATTATACATAAATTCAGAAGATTGTACATTACTTTTTTTAAAAAAAATTTACACAATTGAAATATTTTTATTATTCTATCAAAAGCATAATTGAAATATTCTATTACAATAGCCTCCCAATTAATAGGTTCAAAGCCTTGATTTCATGCCTTTCGCCCTAAGAGGGAAATTTTTGGAATATAATTATTTCGAAAGCCGCAATAATGTTTCTTCCTTATTTTTCATTGTAACTATTACACTTCTTTTGTAATATGAATACGGTAGTATTTCATTACGAAGACAATACTAATGAAATATAGACTCATTATTTTCAAGGGGCTGTTGCTATTGCTGGCAAAGAAAGTTGCAAGATTATTCATCCCTTCAGAGATTGCGGTATTGGCTGCTTCTTATATTCATTACCATGACCTCAGCCTTGTTCATTATATTAATACTTCTTTTTTTATAGGTGGACTGTTTCTATTCTTCTCATTGACAATCTTCATCCTATCCAGCGGTTTTTTTGATCGCACGGCTAATGGATTCAGAAAGACTT
It includes:
- the opp3C gene encoding oligopeptide ABC transporter permease translates to MNQPEKISKELFQPANIDTSSGERIAKPSLNYWQDAWLRVKKNKGALFALILLIILAFMAFAGPHMTKHNYKEQNLAFANLPPKVPGLEKLGIFDGKMQLGGQEVDMYERKNVDEYFWFGTDGLGRDLFARTWKGTQISLYIAILAAFIDMVIGVAYGGISAFYGGRTDNIMQRILEVLVGIPNIVVVILMILVLEPGILSITIAITITGWVGMARVVRGQTLKLKSQEYVLASRTLGESNGKIIFKHLIPNLASVIIINTMFTIPSAIFFEAFLSFIGLGLQAPAASLGTLIEDGYRTMQILPHIMLFPAIIICLLMIAFNLLADGLRDALDPKMRD
- the opp3b gene encoding oligopeptide ABC transporter permease; translation: MTKYVLQRVIYMIITLFIIASFTFFLMKILPGSPFNDQKLSAEQVHIMNEKYGLNDPVPVQYAHYIFGLLKGDMGVSFQFDNHGVTELILERIGPSAMLGFQAMFVGTLLGVILGVLAAIYQNTWVDYSSTFIAVLGKSIPSFVFAALLQYVLAVKFEIFPVAFWNGFSSSILPTIALAMFPIATGARFMRSELIEVLGSDYITLAKAKGASSFEIAFKHAFRNALIPLITVLGPLAVSLMSGSLVVEKIFSIPGIGEQFVKSIMTNDYPIIMGTTLLFAFALIAIILVVDLLYGVIDPRIRLAGGKK
- a CDS encoding peptide ABC transporter substrate-binding protein — protein: MKKSKLLLLLCFSLVLSMFLSACYGKDEEKASNEGSKGDTGTKTKTEQVLNTYETAEIPTMNTIMAQDAVSLNVMNQVFEGLMRLDKDNKPTLGMAAEEPQKNEDGTVYTFKIRDAKWSNGTPVTANDFVYAWQQTIDPKNATPYGAYMMGGVIKNAAEIGEGKMAPDQLGVKAIDDKTLEVTLERPVPYFLSLMTFPIFYPQNQEFVESKGDQYATNSDNMIYNGPFTLSDWNGTGLSWKYKKNDSYWDKDTVQLTQVNVNVVKETGTAVNLYKTGKVDRAALSAEYVTQYENDPDLNKYLEPTIFWFKFNQERTGKKTALANKNIRMALSLAVDKQSMVDTVLANGSVVANYEVPKEFAFNPESGDDFRKGNGDMNEYNLDKAKEYWKKGLEELGTDKLDLEILGGDSEVSKNMDAYFKNQLEKNLEGLSIKLKEVPFKIRLDLDTKQDYDIQVAGWGPDYQDPMTFSDLFVTGGSQNKMGYSNPEYDKLISDAKTTLATDPQARWEALQKAEKILMDDAAISPLYQRAKAVLQQKYVKDLYVHPFGPEFSYKWTHIEK
- a CDS encoding DUF3899 domain-containing protein, whose translation is MLAKKVARLFIPSEIAVLAASYIHYHDLSLVHYINTSFFIGGLFLFFSLTIFILSSGFFDRTANGFRKTFTFNGKGLSKDELSEIKPLSELIAIPYLPSLLNGVLLMAVMMVCLWIYYL